The proteins below come from a single Serpentinimonas raichei genomic window:
- a CDS encoding nucleotidyltransferase family protein encodes MKPPTDPVLPASALLLAAGRGERMRPLTDRTPKPLLALHGQPLIAWHLDALARAGVRHALINTAWLGEQLPERLGSSWPVDAASASATPLALSYSHEGRDFGGALETAGGIARALPALAECFWAVAADAYVPGFAFDPAALQRFAASGLLAHLWLVPNPAQHPGGDFGLDLNPGPSHQGCTLALNLPPTHPGPRYTFSGLALYRRELFAPPWLDIAPGNPQGIRAALAPLLRHAMDNQMVSAELYPGPWADVGTPERLAALEARIPL; translated from the coding sequence ATGAAGCCCCCTACCGACCCCGTTTTGCCTGCCAGCGCCCTGCTGCTGGCCGCTGGCCGCGGCGAGCGCATGCGCCCGCTCACCGACCGCACCCCCAAACCGCTGCTGGCGCTGCACGGCCAGCCGCTGATCGCTTGGCACCTGGACGCACTGGCGCGCGCCGGCGTGCGCCACGCACTCATCAACACCGCCTGGCTGGGCGAGCAGTTGCCCGAGCGCCTGGGGTCGAGCTGGCCGGTGGATGCCGCCAGCGCCTCTGCCACGCCCTTGGCCCTGAGCTACTCGCACGAAGGGCGCGACTTTGGCGGCGCACTCGAAACCGCTGGCGGCATTGCGCGCGCCCTGCCCGCGCTGGCCGAGTGCTTTTGGGCTGTGGCTGCCGACGCCTATGTGCCCGGCTTCGCCTTCGACCCCGCCGCCTTGCAGCGCTTTGCCGCCAGCGGCCTGCTGGCGCACCTGTGGCTGGTGCCGAACCCGGCGCAGCACCCGGGCGGTGATTTCGGCCTAGACCTCAACCCCGGCCCCAGCCACCAAGGCTGCACACTGGCGCTCAACCTGCCCCCCACCCACCCCGGACCGCGTTACACCTTCAGCGGCTTGGCGCTGTACCGGCGCGAGTTGTTTGCCCCGCCCTGGCTGGACATTGCCCCCGGCAACCCACAGGGCATCCGCGCCGCGCTGGCGCCGCTGCTGCGCCACGCGATGGACAATCAAATGGTAAGCGCCGAGCTCTACCCCGGCCCTTGGGCCGACGTCGGCACCCCGGAGCGCTTGGCTGCGCTCGAAGCACGAATCCCCCTATGA
- a CDS encoding aminopeptidase P N-terminal domain-containing protein — protein MAHAEVYAARRARLAAQLGPGGIALVPTAPERKRNRDNEYPYRFDSYFYYLTGFTEPNAWLLLDDQGHSTLFCQPKDLQREIWDGIRLGPAAAPSALGVTAAYPIEELDARLPALLENRASLSYPFAIHAGLEGRIDGWLQKVRARTRYGALCPDTQRDLCALLDDMRLFKDAHELGLMRRAAQISAGAHVRAMQRCAHWLRGGRELREYHLEAELLHEFRRHGAQSPAYGSIVAAGSNACVLHYRADAAPVRSGELVLIDAGCELDGYASDITRTFPANGRFSGPQRDAYQLVLAAQQAAVAATRPGQRFTDPHQASVRVLAQGMLDLGLLDAAKVGTLDDVIEQRHYFRFYMHRTGHWLGLDVHDVGRYVEPSEIGQASERTDPLSGETIKDRPSRILRPGMVLTLEPGLYVRPADDVPEAFWNLGIRIEDDAVLTPEGCELISRAVPVEPDEIEALMRG, from the coding sequence ATGGCCCACGCCGAGGTCTATGCCGCGCGCCGCGCCCGGCTGGCGGCGCAACTGGGCCCGGGCGGCATCGCCCTTGTTCCCACCGCGCCCGAGCGCAAGCGCAACCGCGACAACGAATACCCGTACCGCTTCGACAGCTACTTCTACTACCTCACCGGCTTCACCGAACCCAATGCCTGGCTGCTGCTCGACGATCAGGGCCACAGCACCCTGTTTTGCCAGCCCAAAGACTTGCAACGCGAAATCTGGGACGGCATCCGCCTCGGCCCCGCAGCGGCCCCGAGCGCGCTCGGCGTCACGGCCGCCTACCCGATCGAGGAGCTGGACGCCCGCCTGCCCGCGCTGCTGGAAAACCGCGCCAGCCTGAGCTACCCCTTCGCCATCCACGCCGGACTGGAGGGCCGCATCGACGGCTGGCTGCAAAAGGTGCGCGCCCGCACCCGCTACGGTGCCCTGTGCCCCGACACCCAGCGCGACCTGTGCGCCCTGCTCGACGACATGCGCCTGTTCAAAGACGCGCACGAGCTGGGCCTGATGCGCCGCGCCGCGCAGATCAGCGCCGGGGCGCATGTGCGCGCCATGCAGCGCTGCGCCCACTGGTTGCGCGGCGGGCGCGAGCTGCGCGAGTACCACCTAGAGGCCGAGCTGCTGCACGAGTTTCGCCGCCACGGCGCCCAAAGCCCGGCCTACGGCAGCATCGTTGCCGCCGGCTCCAACGCCTGCGTGCTGCACTACCGCGCCGACGCCGCCCCGGTGCGCAGCGGCGAGCTGGTGCTGATCGACGCCGGCTGCGAGCTCGACGGCTACGCCAGCGACATCACCCGCACCTTCCCCGCCAACGGCCGCTTCAGCGGGCCGCAGCGCGACGCCTACCAACTGGTGCTGGCGGCGCAACAGGCCGCCGTGGCCGCCACCCGGCCCGGCCAGCGCTTCACCGACCCGCACCAAGCCAGCGTGCGCGTGCTGGCGCAAGGCATGCTCGATTTGGGCCTGCTCGATGCCGCCAAAGTGGGTACGCTCGACGACGTGATCGAGCAGCGCCACTACTTTCGCTTCTACATGCACCGCACCGGCCACTGGCTCGGGCTCGACGTGCACGACGTGGGCCGCTATGTGGAACCGAGCGAAATCGGGCAGGCCAGCGAGCGCACCGACCCGCTCAGCGGCGAAACCATCAAAGACCGGCCCAGCCGCATCCTGCGCCCCGGCATGGTGCTCACGCTGGAGCCGGGCCTGTACGTGCGCCCCGCCGACGACGTGCCCGAGGCATTCTGGAACCTCGGCATCCGCATCGAAGACGACGCTGTGCTCACCCCCGAAGGCTGCGAACTGATCTCGCGCGCGGTGCCCGTAGAGCCCGATGAAATCGAGGCGCTGATGCGCGGTTGA
- a CDS encoding YecA family protein has translation MTTPRPTEATAPAQTAAADAPPDQSEQSALIESDPAEQAKPPAAATHLSPQELDELEDILLGLSQRGVEAPSWEFLEGFMAGLLCCRRTIEAEEYFAAVLADPDNGRFGPHLFPSPEQHQRFMQLWQRRWQQVQTALDAPVDALDDERAYAPELFDLRALLWSLSADDRAKMLAEMAAEAAAEEGVDADGMPHVPAFAQLWAIGFMAVVETWPEEWQPPRDRELAQWLEEALDSIEALTDDDLDPPSLSTQSDDDAPSVSPQRLDAYGEALWAAYDLREIARTLGPRVPPLRKAEQPGRNDPCHCGSGKKFKKCHGA, from the coding sequence ATGACCACACCCCGCCCCACCGAAGCCACCGCGCCCGCCCAAACCGCCGCAGCCGATGCGCCGCCCGATCAATCCGAGCAATCCGCCCTGATCGAATCGGACCCGGCTGAACAAGCCAAGCCGCCGGCCGCCGCAACCCACCTGAGCCCACAAGAGCTCGACGAGCTCGAAGACATCCTGCTCGGCCTGAGCCAGCGCGGCGTCGAGGCGCCTTCATGGGAATTTTTGGAGGGTTTCATGGCCGGGCTGCTGTGCTGCCGCCGCACCATCGAAGCCGAGGAATACTTCGCCGCCGTGTTGGCCGACCCGGACAACGGGCGCTTTGGGCCGCATCTGTTCCCAAGCCCGGAGCAGCACCAGCGCTTCATGCAACTGTGGCAGCGCCGCTGGCAGCAGGTGCAAACCGCGCTCGACGCCCCGGTCGATGCGCTAGACGACGAGCGCGCCTACGCCCCCGAGCTGTTCGATCTGCGCGCCCTGCTGTGGTCGCTCAGCGCAGACGACCGCGCCAAGATGCTGGCCGAAATGGCTGCCGAAGCGGCGGCCGAAGAGGGCGTCGATGCCGACGGCATGCCACACGTGCCCGCCTTCGCCCAGTTGTGGGCCATCGGCTTCATGGCCGTGGTTGAGACCTGGCCCGAAGAATGGCAGCCGCCGCGCGACCGCGAACTCGCCCAGTGGCTGGAGGAAGCGCTGGACAGCATCGAAGCCCTCACCGACGACGACCTCGATCCGCCCAGCCTGAGCACCCAGTCCGACGACGACGCGCCCAGCGTCAGCCCACAGCGCTTGGACGCCTACGGCGAAGCGCTGTGGGCCGCCTACGACCTGCGCGAAATCGCGCGCACGCTAGGCCCGCGCGTGCCGCCGTTGCGCAAAGCCGAACAACCCGGCCGCAACGACCCCTGCCACTGCGGCAGCGGCAAAAAATTCAAGAAGTGCCACGGGGCCTGA
- a CDS encoding CinA family protein produces the protein MNTLEPQLLDLCQQLAAALRARSWRMASAESCTGGLIAATCTGLSGSSEWFECGFVCYSNAAKSAHLGVSGALIAQHGAVSEPVVRALAEGALWHSLAQVSVAVSGVAGPLGGSASKPVGTVCFGWATPAGVTSQTQRFEGDRDAVREAAVRHALQGLLRQLLPGDA, from the coding sequence ATGAACACGCTGGAGCCGCAACTGCTCGATCTGTGCCAGCAACTGGCGGCTGCGCTGCGCGCGCGCAGCTGGCGCATGGCCAGCGCCGAGAGCTGCACCGGCGGCCTGATCGCCGCCACCTGCACCGGCCTGAGCGGTTCAAGTGAGTGGTTTGAATGCGGCTTCGTCTGCTATTCGAATGCGGCCAAGAGCGCGCATCTGGGGGTGAGCGGGGCCTTGATCGCGCAGCACGGGGCCGTGAGCGAACCGGTGGTGCGCGCCTTGGCCGAGGGGGCGCTGTGGCACTCGCTGGCGCAGGTGAGCGTGGCGGTGAGCGGCGTGGCCGGGCCGCTGGGCGGCAGCGCCAGCAAGCCGGTGGGCACGGTGTGCTTTGGCTGGGCCACGCCGGCCGGGGTGACGAGCCAGACGCAGCGCTTCGAGGGCGATCGCGACGCCGTGCGGGAGGCGGCGGTGCGGCACGCGTTGCAGGGGCTGTTGCGGCAGTTGTTGCCTGGGGATGCTTGA
- a CDS encoding phosphatidylglycerophosphatase A — protein MVCVSPESTSASASAPKAARQPGLRFLLAHPAHTLALGFGAGLSPRAPGTIGTLWAWAVFVWVSLLWQPSAWVWGLIIAVTLLLGWWATAITLRHSGASDPGFIVIDEIVAFWLVLWLIAPAGWLGQLLAFALFRYFDAAKPGPVAWADRVFKGQGWRGAWGVMFDDLVAAFCVLLLFALWRFLF, from the coding sequence CTGGTTTGCGTGAGCCCGGAATCGACATCGGCCTCGGCCTCGGCACCCAAAGCCGCGCGCCAACCGGGGCTGCGCTTCCTGCTGGCGCATCCGGCGCACACGCTGGCGCTGGGTTTTGGGGCCGGCCTGAGCCCGCGCGCGCCCGGCACCATCGGCACCTTGTGGGCTTGGGCGGTGTTTGTGTGGGTCAGCCTGTTGTGGCAGCCCTCCGCTTGGGTGTGGGGGCTGATCATTGCCGTCACGCTGTTGCTTGGCTGGTGGGCCACGGCGATCACGCTGCGCCACAGCGGCGCCAGCGACCCGGGCTTCATCGTGATCGACGAGATCGTCGCCTTCTGGCTGGTGCTGTGGCTGATCGCCCCGGCGGGCTGGTTGGGGCAGTTGCTGGCGTTTGCGCTGTTTCGCTACTTTGACGCCGCCAAGCCCGGGCCGGTGGCATGGGCCGACCGCGTGTTCAAGGGCCAGGGCTGGCGCGGGGCTTGGGGGGTGATGTTCGACGATCTGGTGGCGGCTTTTTGTGTGCTGTTGCTGTTTGCCTTGTGGCGGTTTTTGTTCTGA
- a CDS encoding NUDIX hydrolase: MNQPANPPKTEPSATRPTGARGEAERPPRASASVLLLRDGSAGLEVLLLRRHPGTEVLGGVYVFPGGKLDAADCDPAWAPALDQPELDFALRLNEPSTPPEQARGLHLAALRELYEEAGVLLAAPAGGAAAALHHSLQQGQVWPEALRQHGVRAQTAALRPWSRWITPRNPVVGTARFDTRFFLALLPPGQQAVPDQREAVEALWLSPRAALQRHWAQELELIAPQLMALAELARFESAASAWQQALGRRAPCIEPMPFAEGALRGLCYPGDPCHAQPERLLPGPTRLRVVGRRFEPVGGFEGWFA; this comes from the coding sequence ATGAATCAGCCAGCCAATCCCCCCAAGACCGAACCGAGCGCAACCCGCCCCACTGGCGCCAGAGGTGAGGCCGAGCGGCCGCCGCGTGCCTCGGCCTCGGTGCTGCTGCTGCGCGACGGCAGCGCTGGGCTGGAGGTGCTGCTGTTGCGCCGCCATCCTGGCACCGAGGTGCTGGGCGGGGTCTATGTGTTTCCGGGCGGCAAGCTCGATGCGGCCGATTGCGACCCCGCCTGGGCCCCGGCGCTGGACCAGCCCGAGCTCGATTTTGCGCTGCGCCTCAACGAACCCAGCACCCCGCCGGAGCAGGCGCGCGGGCTGCACCTAGCGGCTTTGCGCGAGCTGTACGAGGAAGCCGGGGTGCTGCTGGCGGCACCTGCGGGGGGGGCAGCGGCCGCTTTGCACCACAGCCTGCAGCAAGGCCAGGTGTGGCCCGAGGCGCTGCGCCAGCACGGGGTGCGGGCGCAGACGGCGGCCTTGCGCCCGTGGTCGCGCTGGATCACGCCACGCAACCCGGTGGTGGGGACGGCGCGCTTTGACACCCGTTTTTTTCTGGCCCTGCTGCCACCAGGGCAGCAGGCCGTGCCGGACCAGCGCGAGGCGGTGGAGGCGCTCTGGTTGAGCCCGCGCGCGGCCCTGCAGCGCCACTGGGCGCAGGAGCTGGAGCTGATCGCGCCGCAACTGATGGCGCTGGCCGAGCTGGCGCGTTTTGAGAGCGCGGCGTCAGCGTGGCAGCAGGCACTGGGGCGGCGCGCCCCGTGCATCGAGCCCATGCCCTTTGCCGAAGGCGCGCTGCGCGGCCTGTGCTACCCCGGTGACCCCTGTCACGCACAGCCCGAGCGCCTGCTGCCCGGCCCGACGCGGCTGCGCGTGGTGGGCCGCCGCTTCGAGCCGGTGGGGGGCTTTGAGGGCTGGTTTGCGTGA
- the thiL gene encoding thiamine-phosphate kinase → MGEFDLIRRYFQHPLAQAGARAGVRLGNGDDCALLQPAPGQVLAVSTDMLVQGRHFFPDVAPRALGHKALAVNLSDLAAMGARPLAFTLALALPQIDEAWVQEFATGLLELADAHGCALVGGDTCAGPLNLCLTVFGELPPEQALRRSAAQPGDELYVSGHLGQARLALEALRGRWPLPAAALQRCRQRLEWPQPRVALGLALRGQAHAAIDLSDGLLADLGHVLRASGVAAQMDVPALLASAAVGPELRALALLEPALALTCLLAGGDDYELLFTAPVAARAAVERAGQEAGVALSRIGRIVAMADAGPPCRLVDAQGRPYTLPPGVELAGFDHFA, encoded by the coding sequence GTGGGCGAATTCGATCTGATTCGGCGATATTTCCAGCACCCCTTGGCACAAGCCGGGGCGCGTGCCGGAGTGCGCCTAGGCAATGGCGACGACTGCGCGCTGCTGCAACCGGCACCGGGGCAGGTGCTGGCGGTTTCGACCGACATGCTGGTGCAGGGGCGGCATTTCTTCCCCGACGTGGCGCCGCGCGCGCTCGGCCACAAGGCGCTGGCGGTGAACCTGAGCGATCTGGCCGCCATGGGTGCGCGGCCGCTGGCCTTTACGCTGGCGCTGGCGCTGCCGCAGATCGATGAAGCGTGGGTGCAGGAATTCGCCACCGGCCTGCTGGAGCTGGCCGACGCGCACGGCTGCGCGCTGGTGGGGGGCGACACCTGCGCCGGGCCGCTCAACCTGTGCCTGACGGTGTTTGGCGAACTGCCGCCCGAGCAGGCGCTGCGCCGCAGCGCCGCCCAGCCCGGCGACGAGCTGTACGTGAGCGGCCACTTGGGCCAGGCGCGGCTGGCGCTGGAGGCTCTGCGCGGGCGCTGGCCGCTGCCCGCCGCGGCGCTGCAGCGCTGCCGCCAGCGGCTGGAGTGGCCCCAACCTCGGGTGGCGCTCGGGCTGGCTTTGCGCGGGCAGGCGCATGCGGCGATCGACTTGAGCGACGGCCTGCTGGCCGACCTTGGGCATGTGCTGCGCGCCTCGGGCGTGGCGGCACAGATGGATGTGCCGGCTCTGCTGGCCAGCGCCGCCGTGGGGCCAGAGCTGCGCGCGCTGGCGCTGCTGGAGCCTGCGCTGGCGCTCACCTGTCTGCTGGCCGGCGGCGACGACTACGAGCTCTTGTTCACGGCCCCGGTGGCGGCACGGGCTGCCGTCGAGCGCGCCGGGCAGGAGGCGGGGGTGGCTTTGAGCCGCATCGGGCGCATCGTGGCCATGGCCGATGCGGGGCCGCCGTGCCGCCTGGTGGATGCCCAGGGGCGGCCCTACACCCTGCCGCCAGGGGTGGAGCTGGCGGGCTTTGATCACTTTGCATGA
- the apaG gene encoding Co2+/Mg2+ efflux protein ApaG has product MSRYQFTCEAEPQYVPEQSDPQAPLYLFAYTITIRNSGEVAAQLVARHWEIEDARGQTQQVDGLGVVGHQPLLQPGQSFRYSSSVPLRTPMGLMSGHFFCVAVDGQRFEAPVAAFVLRADGEAGRSSLH; this is encoded by the coding sequence ATGTCACGTTACCAATTCACTTGCGAAGCCGAGCCGCAGTATGTGCCGGAGCAGTCCGACCCGCAGGCGCCGCTGTACCTGTTTGCCTACACCATCACCATCCGCAACAGCGGCGAGGTGGCGGCGCAACTGGTGGCGCGGCACTGGGAGATCGAAGACGCGCGCGGCCAGACGCAGCAGGTCGATGGGCTGGGCGTGGTCGGGCACCAACCCCTGTTGCAGCCGGGGCAGTCGTTTCGCTACAGCAGCAGCGTGCCGCTGCGCACCCCGATGGGGCTGATGAGCGGGCATTTTTTCTGCGTCGCCGTCGATGGGCAGCGCTTCGAGGCCCCGGTGGCGGCCTTCGTGCTGCGCGCCGATGGGGAAGCAGGCCGCTCTTCGCTGCACTGA
- the rpe gene encoding ribulose-phosphate 3-epimerase, producing the protein MPHYRIAPSILSADFACLGQEVREVIAAGADWIHFDVMDNHYVPNLTFGPMVCQALKPHAKKPDGTPVPIDVHLMVQPVDALAGAFIDAGANLVSFHPEASAHVHRSIQAIKARGCQAGLVFNPATPLDVLDWVIDELDLILIMSVNPGFGGQGFIDSALRKVEQARKRIEASGRDIRLEVDGGIKVGNIRRVSAAGADTFVAGSAIFGQPNYAAVIAQMRAELAAGA; encoded by the coding sequence ATGCCCCACTACCGCATTGCCCCCTCCATCCTCTCGGCCGACTTTGCCTGCCTCGGGCAGGAGGTGCGCGAGGTCATCGCCGCCGGTGCCGACTGGATCCACTTCGACGTGATGGACAACCACTACGTGCCCAACCTCACCTTTGGGCCGATGGTCTGCCAGGCGCTCAAGCCGCACGCCAAAAAACCCGACGGCACGCCGGTGCCGATCGACGTGCACCTGATGGTGCAGCCGGTCGATGCGCTGGCCGGGGCCTTTATCGACGCCGGGGCCAATCTGGTGAGTTTTCACCCCGAGGCCAGCGCGCACGTGCACCGCAGCATCCAGGCCATCAAGGCGCGCGGCTGCCAGGCCGGGCTGGTGTTCAACCCCGCCACCCCGCTCGACGTGCTGGACTGGGTGATCGACGAGCTGGACCTGATCCTGATCATGAGCGTCAACCCTGGCTTTGGCGGCCAAGGCTTCATCGACTCGGCGCTGCGCAAGGTCGAGCAGGCGCGCAAACGCATCGAAGCCAGCGGGCGCGACATCCGGCTCGAAGTCGATGGCGGGATCAAGGTCGGCAACATCCGCCGCGTCTCCGCCGCCGGGGCCGACACCTTCGTGGCCGGCAGCGCGATTTTTGGCCAGCCCAACTACGCCGCCGTGATCGCGCAGATGCGCGCCGAACTGGCGGCCGGGGCTTGA
- a CDS encoding MFS transporter gives MTAGERRASASLAAIFALRMLGLFLVLPVFALEAARYPGGDDPLRVGLALGIYGLTQALLQIPLGMASDRWGRKRIIQGGLLLFAVGSLVAAWAPTLEWLTVGRALQGAGAISAAVTAFLADVTRDEVRTKAMAMVGISIALTFALSLATAPLLVTVIGLHGLFGLTAALALLGMAVVAWVVPPEPLRLRPPKRASLRSVLLDVRLARLNLGVFVLHAVQLACWVALPALLLQAGLAAHLHGWVYLVAVLAAFVVMGALLFRLERRGFLRAVFLCAIGLIVLAQLGLWWASAGAAPTWLWLLLCLFVFFLGFNTLEASQPSLVSKMASAEQRGAALGVYNTLQSLGFFTGGALGGAVLALWGPGGLFLACAALGLLWLLVAWRMPALPAAPPVHKRSAAP, from the coding sequence ATGACGGCTGGCGAACGCCGCGCCAGCGCGTCCTTGGCCGCCATTTTTGCGCTGCGCATGCTGGGCCTGTTTTTGGTGCTGCCGGTGTTTGCGCTGGAGGCGGCGCGCTACCCCGGCGGTGACGATCCGCTGCGGGTCGGCTTGGCGCTGGGCATTTATGGCCTCACGCAAGCGCTGCTGCAAATCCCGCTCGGCATGGCCTCCGACCGCTGGGGCCGCAAGCGCATCATCCAGGGCGGGCTGCTGCTGTTCGCCGTCGGCAGCTTGGTGGCCGCTTGGGCCCCGACGCTGGAATGGCTCACCGTGGGCCGCGCCCTGCAAGGCGCGGGGGCGATCTCGGCCGCCGTCACCGCCTTTTTGGCCGATGTCACGCGCGACGAGGTGCGCACCAAGGCCATGGCCATGGTGGGCATCAGCATCGCCCTGACCTTCGCGCTCTCGCTGGCCACGGCGCCGCTGCTGGTGACGGTGATTGGGCTGCATGGGCTGTTTGGGCTCACCGCCGCCTTGGCGCTGCTGGGCATGGCGGTGGTGGCTTGGGTGGTGCCACCGGAGCCGCTGCGCCTGCGCCCACCCAAGCGCGCCAGCTTGCGCTCGGTCTTGTTGGATGTGCGCTTGGCGCGGCTGAACCTGGGCGTGTTCGTGCTGCATGCGGTGCAACTGGCCTGCTGGGTGGCGCTGCCGGCCCTGTTGCTGCAAGCGGGCCTGGCGGCGCATCTGCATGGCTGGGTGTATTTGGTGGCGGTGCTGGCGGCCTTTGTGGTCATGGGCGCGCTGCTGTTCCGGCTCGAGCGGCGCGGGTTTTTGCGTGCCGTGTTTTTGTGCGCCATCGGCCTGATCGTGCTGGCTCAGCTCGGCCTGTGGTGGGCCAGCGCCGGCGCTGCGCCGACTTGGCTGTGGTTGTTGCTGTGTCTGTTCGTTTTCTTTCTGGGCTTCAACACGCTCGAAGCCAGCCAGCCCAGTCTGGTCTCAAAAATGGCCAGCGCAGAGCAACGCGGCGCCGCGCTGGGGGTCTACAACACCCTGCAATCGCTCGGCTTTTTTACCGGCGGGGCGCTCGGCGGGGCGGTGTTGGCGCTGTGGGGGCCGGGTGGCCTGTTTCTGGCGTGCGCCGCCTTGGGCCTGCTGTGGCTGCTGGTGGCTTGGCGCATGCCGGCGCTGCCTGCCGCGCCTCCCGTGCACAAGCGCTCTGCCGCGCCCTGA
- the hypE gene encoding hydrogenase expression/formation protein HypE — MSGPVAAAPTEGQARKAYLRPLDIKRGRIDMGHGAGGKAAAQLIDELFLAELDNPFLRQGDDGASLPLPGPGSTAGRLVMACDGHVVSPIFFPGGDLGSLAVHGTVNDVAMLGAQPLYLSACFILEEGYPLADLQRIVRSMGAAARAAGVPVVCGDTKVVERGKGDGVFIATTGVGWQAAGVDVSGRNARPGDAVLLSGSIGEHGVAVLSKRESLAFATTIQSDSAALHTLVAAMLAAAPGAVRVLRDPTRGGLATTLNEIARQSGVGMLLQEAAIPVQPQVDAACELLGLDPLYVANEGKLVAICAPEAAATVLAAMRAHPLGGQACQIGTVAADAQHFVQMQTRFGGRRVVDWLSGEQLPRIC, encoded by the coding sequence ATGAGCGGCCCCGTGGCGGCAGCACCCACCGAAGGGCAGGCGCGCAAAGCCTATCTGCGCCCACTCGACATCAAGCGCGGCCGCATCGACATGGGACATGGGGCCGGCGGCAAGGCGGCCGCGCAGTTGATCGACGAGCTGTTTCTGGCCGAACTCGACAACCCCTTTCTGCGCCAAGGCGACGACGGCGCCAGCCTGCCGCTGCCGGGCCCGGGATCGACCGCCGGCCGCTTGGTCATGGCCTGCGACGGCCACGTGGTCTCTCCCATCTTCTTTCCGGGTGGCGATTTGGGCAGCCTGGCGGTGCACGGCACCGTCAACGACGTGGCCATGCTGGGCGCGCAGCCGCTCTACCTGAGCGCCTGCTTCATCCTCGAAGAGGGCTACCCGCTGGCCGATTTGCAGCGCATCGTGCGCTCGATGGGCGCAGCGGCGCGCGCGGCCGGGGTGCCGGTGGTCTGCGGCGACACCAAGGTGGTCGAGCGCGGCAAAGGCGACGGGGTGTTCATCGCCACCACGGGCGTGGGGTGGCAGGCAGCGGGGGTCGATGTCAGCGGCCGCAACGCCCGCCCCGGCGATGCGGTGCTGCTGTCGGGCTCGATCGGCGAGCACGGCGTGGCGGTGCTCTCAAAACGCGAATCGCTGGCCTTTGCCACCACCATCCAGAGCGACAGCGCCGCCTTGCACACCCTGGTGGCGGCCATGCTGGCAGCGGCCCCGGGTGCGGTGCGGGTGCTGCGCGACCCCACCCGCGGCGGGCTGGCCACCACGCTCAACGAAATCGCGCGCCAGTCGGGCGTGGGCATGCTGCTGCAAGAGGCGGCGATCCCGGTGCAGCCGCAAGTCGATGCGGCTTGCGAGTTGCTCGGACTGGACCCGCTCTATGTGGCCAACGAGGGCAAGCTGGTGGCGATTTGCGCCCCCGAGGCCGCCGCAACGGTGCTGGCGGCGATGCGCGCGCACCCGCTGGGCGGCCAAGCCTGTCAGATTGGCACCGTGGCCGCCGATGCGCAGCATTTCGTGCAAATGCAGACCCGATTTGGCGGGCGCCGCGTGGTGGATTGGCTCAGCGGCGAGCAGTTGCCGCGCATTTGTTGA